The Vespula pensylvanica isolate Volc-1 chromosome 24, ASM1446617v1, whole genome shotgun sequence genome includes the window cCGTACATAAGAGGGTAATATTTTATGGTACGCCAGAATATAGTACTACGGTAGACATCTCCCGGTACGGCCGAGAATGTAACAACGCGTTCTTCTCATCTCTTCTCGTCGTTTATCTACGAtcaaaattatcataaattacgTTGCGGTTTAGTCGAAATGGAGGTCGATTTCCGAATAcgattatcatatttatgGTAATAGTTGTCGTAACTTCGAGCTTATTACCAAGGGTAACGATACTCTTTCCGAACGGCGTTGAATCTCCTCCTGCATGACCGTGTGAGTTTTAAGAAGGATTCACTTGTTAAatggaaaatatcgatcggTAGAACGGGAAATGAAGATAAGTGGGAGGGAAGTTTctaacatcttttttctttttcttttctttttttttttttaagacgaTTAACGTAttcatgaaagaaagaaggaaagaaaggaaaaagaaagaaagaaagagagaccagTTGCGCAACTACCAAGAAGAAAACCAGTTTTGCGAAGATCCAGTCTCGGTTGCGATCCGACTCATTCTGACCGCGTAAAAGGTGTACGCTTACGTTGGAACGACGAGATCGCTAACGTATAGCTTAGAACTTGCCATGAATATATccatagaatatatatataaatatatataaataaatgtatatataatccttTAGCCTTAATCTTACGAGTTCGAAAACATCGCCGATATAGtcgatacttaaaaaaaagaaaaaagaaaaaaaggagtttCTCCTCAAAAGGTCTTCGACGATCCGAAGATATtcatgagaaaaataataataataataataattatatatatacactatcgTCCTGCCTCAATCTTACTCGATAATGTCGCcggatttaaaattaaatttaaaaaagacgGGTTTTTTTTCGTAAGGATTTCAGCGATCGTTAgaatgtgtaaaaaaaaaaaaaaaaaacgttcgaGAGTATATCTCTACTCGATTCGAAAAGTATCGACCTTGATTCCaaagtttcttttaaattctttttcgctggttagattttttttgtatatatcgcATACTTGGAACATAAATCGATCGTTGTTTCAGTGgaataggagaaaaagagagatagagagagagagaaaagaaaaaagagaaatgaaaagaaggaaggaaaaaatggaGCAAGTATTTAGGAGTAAGAACAACGACCTTGAGTCAAGGTTAGAAAGAACCGCGTCAACGCGAGTTTCGTACGCGGAGCTTTAAAAACAGAATTTGTAACTtttcgatacatatatacatatatatatatatatatcgaaagacCTTGAAAGAATAATCTCGGAAACGGGAATAAGATAAGTTTTGGTTGTAGAAGAAACTTACAAGGCCAACGCAGCTGTGGTTACGGCGTTTCCAACGTCGTTCGTGAGAAAACTGGTCTGTTGTTGGGCGGCACCCGGATGATGTTgatgctgttgttgttgttgttgttgatgttgcgTCGGTGGAGGCGACGaatgttgttgctgttgctgttgttgttgctgctgctgctgttgagcttgttgttgctgttgatgTTGATGATGTTGATACTGATGATGATGTTGCTGAAAGGGTGGCTGATGCGACGGCGAACCAGTCGCCGGCATCAGATTATAAGGTTGATAAAGCAGCTGCGGCTGAGCCTGCGTGCCTGCGCCGGCGGCCGCGATCAAAACCTGCGTTTGCCCTTGGTGTACGTGATGAccgtgatggtggtggtggtgcggGTTACCCTGCGTAGCCGTCTGCGGGCTTACCGGAAGGACCGCCATTGCCGCGCCTCCTAACACTGGTGGCATGCTGCTTTTACGTTTTCtatcctcttcgtcttcgtcgtccttcttcctctcttcttatcTCCGCACGCTCTCGGCACTATTATTACCGTTAATCCGTTAATTATTTTCGGTGACTTCGTCTTCGACTTCGTCTTCGTATTCGTTATATTCACCAACACCTTTTTATCACTCTTCGTAATCATCGTACGAATCACAATACTACTCTTCGCCCTACCGCGAAGGTTCATCTCTCGAGACGGCTTCTCGCGAACCGTCTCGAGTTTGCCCGTGAAAATTTTCCCTTCTTCGACACtgcgtattattattttttttttgctactactactactactactactattattattattattattattattattattattattattattattactagtaTTAGAAAGCGACGTCTCgacaatttctttctcctccaaACGCGCCAcgattttttctcgatttatgtatatatatatatataatatatatatattaacttttcTCTC containing:
- the LOC122637172 gene encoding putative cyclin-dependent serine/threonine-protein kinase DDB_G0272797/DDB_G0274007 produces the protein MPPVLGGAAMAVLPVSPQTATQGNPHHHHHHGHHVHQGQTQVLIAAAGAGTQAQPQLLYQPYNLMPATGSPSHQPPFQQHHHQYQHHQHQQQQQAQQQQQQQQQQQQQHSSPPPTQHQQQQQQQHQHHPGAAQQQTSFLTNDVGNAVTTAALAL